A single window of Magnetococcus marinus MC-1 DNA harbors:
- a CDS encoding YdcF family protein — MFGWIGLGGWKQAAQWLVITQPPAVADAIVVLGGGIPTRPKMGFQLLHQGWAKRLIFVGDRPHVLTQVGHSYCPACDFARPEVTLLGLSRSTLDDLQRVLPHIQGGLNRRILLVTDPYHTRRADWIARHLLNQHGIEVRTISSNAYFKMNAPQTPWWQDLPTRQVVLSEWTKFLFYLPYIWGLTWVL, encoded by the coding sequence TTGTTTGGGTGGATCGGGTTAGGTGGCTGGAAACAGGCTGCTCAGTGGCTGGTTATCACACAGCCACCCGCCGTGGCCGATGCCATTGTGGTATTGGGTGGCGGCATTCCCACCCGGCCCAAGATGGGCTTTCAACTGCTCCACCAAGGGTGGGCCAAACGCCTTATTTTTGTGGGGGATCGCCCCCATGTTTTAACCCAGGTCGGGCACAGCTACTGCCCTGCTTGTGATTTTGCACGCCCTGAAGTGACCTTATTAGGGCTAAGTCGTAGCACTCTGGACGATCTACAGCGGGTCTTACCCCATATCCAAGGGGGACTTAATCGGCGCATCCTATTGGTCACAGACCCCTACCATACCCGTCGCGCCGACTGGATTGCCCGTCATCTACTCAATCAGCACGGCATTGAGGTGCGCACCATCAGCAGCAATGCCTACTTTAAAATGAACGCCCCGCAAACCCCTTGGTGGCAAGATTTACCAACACGCCAGGTGGTGCTCAGTGAGTGGACCAAATTTCTGTTCTATTTACCCTACATATGGGGCTTGACCTGGGTGCTCTAA
- the nhaA gene encoding Na+/H+ antiporter NhaA: protein MNRWLKNMLHNEAASGVLIFLAAVAAMLIENSSLEPYYNSFLNIPVAVQFSELKIAKPLLLWINDGLMAVFFLLVGLELKREFLEGQLAQPANVVLPVVGAVGGIVGPALIYVMFNYTNPVALQGWAVPTATDIAFAMGVLALLGKRVPAAIKLFLLTLAIIDDLVAIVIIAIFYTSDLSVGSLTVAGGAIALLFLLNRIGVKGIAPYVLVGMVLWVAVLKSGVHATLAGVVLAMAIPIKGETPEHGSPLHALEHDLHHVVGLVILPLFAFANAGVSLAGLGLNVLLEPVAMGIGLGLLLGKQIGVMGAVWLANLLGVAKKPESLSWTQLYGVALLCGIGFTMSLFISSLAFEHSGAQVVAGAADAGHARLGILSGSLVSGVLGYLVLRFSLARKG, encoded by the coding sequence ATGAACCGTTGGCTAAAAAATATGCTGCATAACGAGGCAGCCAGTGGCGTACTGATTTTTCTAGCGGCAGTGGCTGCGATGTTGATAGAAAACTCTAGCTTAGAGCCCTATTACAACAGCTTTCTCAATATTCCCGTGGCGGTGCAATTTAGCGAATTGAAAATCGCTAAACCGCTGCTGTTGTGGATTAACGATGGTTTGATGGCGGTCTTTTTTCTTTTGGTTGGATTGGAGCTCAAACGGGAATTTTTAGAGGGTCAGTTGGCCCAACCCGCCAACGTTGTTTTGCCGGTGGTGGGGGCTGTGGGGGGGATCGTTGGCCCTGCTTTGATCTATGTTATGTTTAACTACACCAACCCAGTGGCGCTACAGGGTTGGGCGGTTCCTACCGCCACCGACATTGCCTTTGCCATGGGGGTGCTGGCGCTGCTGGGTAAACGCGTACCTGCGGCCATTAAACTGTTTTTGTTGACCCTTGCGATCATTGATGACTTGGTGGCGATTGTTATCATCGCGATCTTTTATACCAGCGACCTTTCGGTAGGTTCGCTCACGGTAGCCGGGGGGGCGATTGCGTTATTGTTTTTGCTTAACCGTATCGGGGTTAAGGGTATTGCCCCCTATGTTCTGGTAGGGATGGTATTGTGGGTGGCGGTGCTTAAATCTGGGGTGCATGCGACCTTGGCGGGGGTGGTGTTGGCCATGGCGATTCCTATAAAAGGGGAAACCCCTGAGCATGGCTCTCCCTTGCATGCCCTGGAACATGATCTGCACCATGTGGTGGGTCTGGTTATCTTGCCCCTGTTTGCCTTTGCCAATGCGGGGGTCTCTTTGGCAGGGCTGGGGCTGAATGTGCTGTTGGAACCTGTGGCGATGGGCATCGGTTTGGGTTTGTTGCTGGGTAAGCAGATTGGGGTCATGGGTGCGGTATGGTTAGCCAATCTACTGGGTGTGGCGAAAAAACCGGAGAGTTTGAGTTGGACCCAACTCTATGGTGTGGCGCTGCTGTGTGGCATTGGTTTTACCATGAGTCTGTTTATCAGCTCCTTGGCCTTTGAGCATTCTGGGGCGCAGGTGGTCGCTGGCGCAGCCGATGCTGGTCATGCGCGTTTGGGTATTTTATCCGGTTCGTTGGTGTCTGGGGTGTTGGGTTATCTGGTGCTGCGTTTTTCCTTGGCCCGCAAAGGCTGA
- a CDS encoding PIN domain-containing protein, with protein sequence MATFTAIYDACVLYPAPLRDLLVGLATTGLFRARWTDEIHEEWINNLLINKPHLTREALNRTKELMDAAVADCLVTGYEKLIPSLTLPDADDRHVLAAAIRSCAEVIVTFNLKDFPSDALNNFGVFAEHPDDFISNLLDLNQKAVIRTVKNQRARLKNPPITSQNFIDTLRRQQLTKTAAFLDDAIDFI encoded by the coding sequence ATGGCTACTTTTACTGCCATATATGACGCCTGTGTATTATACCCCGCCCCTCTTCGGGATTTATTAGTGGGGCTCGCGACCACCGGTTTATTCCGGGCAAGGTGGACAGATGAGATCCACGAGGAGTGGATAAATAACCTTCTTATCAATAAGCCGCATCTGACAAGGGAGGCGCTTAACCGGACCAAAGAGTTAATGGATGCTGCCGTTGCAGACTGCTTGGTAACGGGCTATGAGAAATTGATTCCAAGCCTAACACTTCCGGATGCTGACGATCGACATGTCTTAGCTGCTGCGATCAGGTCTTGTGCAGAAGTTATTGTAACCTTCAACCTCAAAGACTTTCCGTCAGATGCACTTAATAATTTTGGTGTCTTTGCAGAACATCCCGATGATTTTATCAGTAATCTACTCGATTTAAATCAGAAAGCAGTCATTAGAACAGTTAAAAATCAACGGGCTAGGTTGAAAAATCCGCCAATCACAAGTCAAAATTTTATTGATACCTTGCGCAGGCAGCAGCTTACAAAAACAGCCGCCTTTCTTGATGATGCAATTGATTTTATATAG
- a CDS encoding excisionase family DNA-binding protein, translating to MASSVKKMMDFFDLPSEQEVDAATNARRQLAAILGKGDHAQLRLVDGEKEITLPFVAIQILAKILDQMAEGHAVSLVPVHAELTTQEAADFLNVSRPYFVKLLEKNEIAYHKAGVRRRVTFKDLVAYKERIHIKANNALDELAKQAQELDMGY from the coding sequence ATGGCATCATCCGTAAAAAAAATGATGGATTTCTTCGATCTTCCCTCAGAACAAGAGGTCGATGCGGCCACCAATGCGAGGCGTCAATTAGCAGCCATACTTGGTAAGGGTGATCACGCTCAGCTACGCTTGGTGGACGGTGAAAAGGAAATAACCCTTCCATTCGTTGCGATTCAAATACTCGCAAAAATTCTTGATCAAATGGCTGAAGGTCATGCGGTTTCATTGGTGCCGGTTCACGCTGAGTTAACCACTCAAGAGGCCGCCGATTTTCTGAATGTATCACGGCCCTACTTTGTAAAATTGTTAGAGAAAAATGAAATCGCTTACCATAAGGCAGGTGTTCGTCGCAGAGTTACATTCAAAGATTTGGTTGCGTATAAAGAGCGCATACACATTAAAGCCAATAACGCTTTGGATGAATTGGCTAAGCAGGCACAGGAACTCGATATGGGGTATTAA
- a CDS encoding FkbM family methyltransferase — MNHPHEVTKGLFPGDIVFDIGAHIGDKAAWFAQRGLEVVCVEPQPEMVKQLTERFQNTPNVSIKGVGLGSKRGLLQMSIASKTPTLSTFAPHWKAGRFVNCEWDSSTNVEIILLDDLVNEFGVPRYCKIDVEGYEREVIKGLSQRIGIISYEFTNEYMDHALDVLQSLIKIGYTKFNLSLGEQDHFYFPRWLTYYELASTLHASRQNVNLWGDVYAN, encoded by the coding sequence ATGAATCATCCACATGAGGTAACAAAGGGGCTTTTCCCTGGTGATATTGTCTTCGACATAGGGGCCCATATTGGTGATAAGGCCGCTTGGTTTGCACAGCGTGGTCTTGAGGTTGTCTGCGTCGAACCACAACCCGAAATGGTCAAACAGCTCACCGAACGCTTCCAGAACACACCCAATGTCTCCATTAAGGGGGTAGGATTGGGGAGCAAGCGGGGCTTGCTTCAAATGAGTATCGCCAGCAAAACACCGACGTTAAGCACCTTTGCCCCCCATTGGAAGGCGGGGAGATTTGTCAATTGCGAATGGGATAGCAGCACCAACGTTGAGATTATATTGCTTGATGATTTGGTCAACGAGTTTGGGGTTCCGCGCTATTGCAAAATCGACGTCGAAGGCTATGAGCGTGAAGTCATCAAGGGCCTAAGCCAACGAATCGGCATTATTTCTTATGAGTTTACCAATGAATATATGGATCACGCACTCGACGTCCTTCAATCTCTCATCAAGATTGGCTATACCAAATTCAACCTCTCGCTTGGTGAGCAAGATCACTTCTATTTCCCACGTTGGCTAACCTATTATGAGCTAGCCAGCACCCTGCATGCATCCCGTCAGAATGTCAATCTGTGGGGGGATGTTTACGCCAACTAA
- a CDS encoding pyridoxal phosphate-dependent aminotransferase, which translates to MGILSNRVAKVKPSATLAVTAKAKELKAAGRDVIGLGSGEPDFDTPDHIKQAAIDALNAGYTKYVAVAGTPELRQAIADKYKRETGLDYSAEQTVVTVGGKQAFFNLAQATLNSGDEVIIPAPYWVSYPDMTLLADGTPVIVDTQESHGFKITPAELEAAITPRTKFVVLNSPSNPTGNAYSIAELHALAEVLRKHPHVWVISDDIYEKIIYDGFEFATMVKVAPDLQDRTVILNGVAKAYSMTGWRIGYAVGPLDVIKAMTKIQGQSTSNATSFAMKGALEAITGPQDCVEPMVKAFKERRDYVVARLNAMPGISCLTPEGAFYVYPNVAGLVGKKAPDGSDLKDSVDLASYMLEAEGVAVVPGVAFGLDPYLRLSYATSMEDLIKAMDRIEKIAQQLAG; encoded by the coding sequence ATGGGTATTTTGTCAAATCGTGTTGCCAAAGTAAAACCCTCAGCCACACTGGCGGTTACCGCCAAGGCCAAGGAGTTAAAGGCAGCCGGACGTGACGTCATCGGGCTGGGTTCAGGCGAGCCCGACTTTGACACGCCCGATCACATTAAACAAGCCGCCATTGACGCCCTGAACGCTGGCTACACCAAATATGTGGCCGTAGCGGGTACGCCAGAGCTGCGTCAGGCCATCGCCGATAAATATAAGCGCGAGACCGGCCTGGACTACTCCGCCGAGCAGACCGTGGTGACGGTTGGTGGCAAACAGGCGTTCTTCAACTTGGCCCAAGCCACCCTTAACAGTGGGGATGAGGTTATTATTCCTGCGCCTTATTGGGTCTCTTATCCTGACATGACCCTGCTGGCGGATGGCACCCCTGTGATTGTGGATACCCAGGAGAGCCATGGTTTTAAGATCACACCTGCTGAGTTAGAGGCGGCCATTACCCCGCGCACCAAGTTTGTGGTGCTCAATTCGCCCTCCAACCCTACGGGTAACGCCTACAGCATTGCCGAGCTGCACGCTCTGGCCGAGGTGCTGCGCAAGCACCCCCATGTATGGGTGATCAGCGACGATATCTATGAAAAGATCATCTATGATGGCTTTGAGTTTGCCACCATGGTTAAGGTTGCGCCCGATTTGCAAGATCGCACCGTTATTCTGAATGGCGTCGCCAAGGCTTACTCCATGACCGGTTGGCGTATTGGCTATGCGGTGGGACCGCTGGATGTGATTAAGGCCATGACGAAAATTCAGGGACAGAGCACCTCCAACGCCACCTCTTTTGCCATGAAGGGCGCCTTAGAGGCCATCACCGGCCCCCAGGATTGCGTTGAGCCCATGGTCAAGGCATTCAAGGAGCGCCGTGACTATGTGGTTGCCCGTTTGAACGCCATGCCCGGCATTAGCTGTCTGACTCCTGAGGGTGCTTTTTACGTCTACCCCAACGTCGCGGGCTTGGTGGGTAAAAAAGCCCCCGATGGCAGCGACCTGAAAGATAGCGTGGATCTGGCCTCTTACATGTTAGAAGCCGAGGGGGTCGCGGTGGTCCCAGGGGTTGCTTTTGGTCTGGATCCTTACTTGCGTCTCTCCTACGCCACCAGCATGGAAGATCTGATTAAGGCCATGGACCGCATTGAAAAGATTGCGCAGCAGCTCGCCGGTTAA
- the uvrB gene encoding excinuclease ABC subunit UvrB: MRDENRKFELISDYQPCGDQPQAIEKLVAGLREGRKDQVLLGVTGSGKTFTMANIIQRLERPAVILAHNKTLAGQLYGEMKSFFPNNAVEYFVSYYDYYQPEAYVPRTDTFIEKDSSINEQIDRMRHAATRALLTRQDVIIVASVSCIYGLGSPESYAAMSLKLEVEQEIEQREIMRKLVAMQYQRNDIDFQRGTFRVRGDTLEIFPAHEDARAIRVELFGDVIDRISEVDPLTGENFGPAPHASFFPASHYVTQRSTIVRAVEGIKAELKERLESFNQQGYLLEAQRLENRTRQDLEMMQELGYCTGIENYSRFLTGRQPGEPPPTLFEYLPENALLFVDESHVTVSQVRAMYRGDRSRKSTLVEYGFRLPSAMDNRPLQFEEWEQMRPQTIYVSATPALWELEQAQGQVVEQIIRPTGLMDPPVEIRPVEHQVDDLIHEIKKVIATGYRVLATTLTKRMAEDLTDYLVDLDIKVRYLHSDIDTLERMEIIRDLRLGAFDVLIGINLLREGLDIPEVGLVAILDADKEGFLRSETSLVQTIGRAARNVEGRVILYADKRTGSIERALAETDRRRAIQQHYNEQHNITPQSVVRGVADLMGEMTGGDSTSKSAAKGRGKQVAALQEPVVPLHGKALEKRIRALEKEMHDAASALNFEQAALFRDQIIALEKASLL, from the coding sequence ATGCGCGATGAGAACAGAAAGTTTGAGCTGATTTCTGACTACCAACCCTGTGGGGACCAGCCCCAGGCCATAGAAAAATTGGTGGCAGGATTGCGCGAAGGGCGAAAAGATCAAGTGCTACTCGGGGTTACTGGTTCGGGTAAAACCTTTACCATGGCCAATATCATCCAGCGTTTGGAGCGCCCAGCGGTGATCTTGGCCCATAACAAAACCCTGGCTGGGCAGCTCTATGGCGAGATGAAAAGTTTTTTCCCCAACAATGCGGTGGAATATTTTGTCTCCTATTACGACTACTACCAGCCCGAAGCCTATGTGCCCCGCACCGACACCTTTATCGAAAAAGACTCCTCCATCAATGAGCAGATCGACCGCATGCGCCATGCCGCCACACGGGCGCTACTCACCCGGCAAGATGTGATTATTGTCGCTTCGGTCTCCTGCATTTACGGTTTGGGCTCGCCGGAATCTTATGCGGCCATGTCCCTTAAATTAGAGGTGGAGCAAGAGATTGAGCAGCGGGAGATTATGCGTAAATTGGTCGCCATGCAGTACCAGCGCAACGATATTGACTTTCAACGTGGCACCTTTCGGGTGCGGGGCGATACCCTGGAGATTTTTCCCGCCCATGAGGATGCCCGTGCCATCCGGGTGGAGCTGTTTGGCGATGTGATCGACCGCATTAGCGAGGTTGACCCCCTGACTGGGGAGAATTTTGGCCCAGCCCCCCACGCCTCATTTTTTCCCGCCAGCCACTATGTGACCCAGCGTTCTACCATTGTGCGGGCGGTGGAGGGAATTAAGGCCGAGCTTAAAGAGCGGCTGGAGAGCTTTAACCAACAAGGCTACCTGTTGGAGGCCCAGCGTTTGGAAAACCGCACCCGCCAGGACCTGGAGATGATGCAGGAGTTGGGTTACTGCACCGGCATTGAAAATTACAGCCGCTTTTTAACGGGCCGTCAACCCGGTGAACCGCCACCCACCCTGTTTGAGTATCTGCCCGAGAATGCCCTGCTGTTTGTGGATGAGAGCCATGTGACCGTTTCTCAGGTACGGGCCATGTATCGCGGCGACCGCTCCCGCAAAAGCACCTTGGTGGAGTATGGCTTTCGGTTGCCCTCGGCCATGGATAACCGTCCTTTGCAGTTTGAAGAGTGGGAGCAGATGCGTCCTCAAACCATCTATGTGTCGGCCACCCCCGCCCTGTGGGAGTTGGAACAGGCCCAAGGGCAGGTGGTGGAGCAGATCATCCGTCCTACTGGTTTGATGGATCCCCCGGTGGAGATTCGCCCGGTGGAGCACCAAGTGGATGATCTGATCCACGAGATCAAAAAGGTCATTGCCACCGGCTATCGCGTGTTGGCTACCACCCTGACCAAACGGATGGCCGAGGATTTAACCGACTATCTGGTGGATCTGGATATTAAGGTGCGTTACCTGCACTCGGATATCGACACCCTTGAACGCATGGAGATTATCCGCGATCTGCGGTTGGGGGCGTTTGATGTACTGATTGGCATCAACCTGCTCCGGGAAGGGTTGGATATTCCTGAGGTGGGCCTCGTGGCGATTTTGGATGCCGATAAAGAGGGCTTTTTGCGGTCGGAAACCTCACTGGTACAGACCATTGGCCGGGCCGCCCGCAACGTAGAGGGGCGGGTCATCCTCTATGCGGACAAACGCACTGGCTCCATTGAGCGGGCCTTAGCCGAAACCGATCGACGGCGGGCGATCCAACAGCATTATAATGAGCAGCATAATATTACCCCGCAGTCGGTGGTGCGCGGTGTCGCCGATTTGATGGGGGAGATGACCGGTGGCGATAGCACATCGAAATCAGCGGCCAAAGGACGGGGTAAACAGGTGGCTGCTTTGCAAGAGCCTGTGGTGCCCCTGCACGGCAAGGCGTTAGAAAAACGTATTCGAGCCTTGGAAAAAGAGATGCATGACGCCGCCTCGGCGCTCAATTTTGAGCAGGCTGCCCTGTTCCGCGATCAAATTATCGCGCTGGAGAAGGCCTCCCTGCTCTAA
- a CDS encoding c-type cytochrome — MHKVQAVNKRFVQLGVAVLCGLLGLLATPLVQAEEGQQGVMDEAAMLSSIARGGRLYDSWYKELDQKPPQGAHTAYPSSGKAKAKDSWRCKECHGWDGMGKEGAYAKGKHFTGIVGITAAKGRDPQALVALLKEATHGYGDKLDDASLLDLAHFVSLGQVDMDAVIERKDKTIKQANRQQGANYYQTLCAQCHGKQGIQKGMAQMGDAASGNPWETLHKTRNGQPGEEMPALLALDPQIMLDIIDYMQTLPKKK; from the coding sequence ATGCATAAGGTTCAAGCGGTTAATAAGAGATTCGTGCAATTGGGGGTGGCGGTTCTATGTGGCCTGCTAGGGCTGTTGGCGACCCCCCTTGTTCAGGCAGAAGAGGGCCAGCAGGGGGTTATGGATGAGGCGGCCATGCTCTCTTCCATCGCGCGGGGTGGGCGGTTGTACGATAGTTGGTACAAGGAGCTGGATCAAAAGCCGCCCCAAGGCGCCCACACGGCTTACCCCAGCAGCGGCAAGGCCAAGGCTAAAGATAGCTGGCGCTGTAAGGAGTGCCATGGCTGGGACGGTATGGGTAAAGAGGGTGCTTATGCCAAGGGTAAACATTTTACCGGCATCGTGGGTATAACGGCTGCTAAGGGACGGGATCCACAGGCCTTGGTTGCGCTGCTGAAAGAGGCCACTCACGGCTATGGGGACAAGCTGGATGATGCCTCGCTGCTGGATCTGGCCCATTTCGTCAGCCTGGGTCAGGTTGACATGGACGCCGTCATTGAGCGTAAAGATAAAACGATCAAGCAGGCGAACAGGCAACAGGGGGCTAACTACTACCAGACCCTGTGCGCCCAGTGCCATGGCAAACAAGGCATTCAAAAGGGCATGGCGCAGATGGGTGATGCCGCCAGTGGGAATCCTTGGGAAACCCTGCATAAAACCCGCAATGGACAACCAGGCGAAGAGATGCCTGCGTTGCTGGCGCTGGATCCGCAAATTATGTTGGATATCATCGACTATATGCAAACCTTGCCAAAGAAAAAATAG
- a CDS encoding chemotaxis protein CheD, translated as MPAPQSDLILAPGELYIGFHPAKVRTILGSCVSVTLFHKGPRPMGAICHARLPHCEHPLAPAILIRDGDSHYMDSALTFMIRLFREMGCRDENIEVKLFGGANMFNRDTDRNMMTVGLRNIQTAMEIINREHLHLISSDVGGNKSRSLLFDTHSGEVLLRRGTNTDT; from the coding sequence ATGCCAGCCCCCCAAAGTGATCTAATCCTTGCCCCTGGGGAGCTCTATATTGGCTTTCACCCCGCCAAGGTGCGTACCATTTTGGGCTCTTGCGTCTCTGTGACCCTGTTTCACAAAGGCCCTCGTCCCATGGGGGCGATCTGCCATGCCCGCCTACCCCACTGTGAGCACCCCTTGGCCCCTGCCATTTTAATCCGGGATGGGGATAGCCACTATATGGATAGCGCCTTAACCTTCATGATTCGCCTCTTCCGCGAAATGGGCTGCCGGGATGAAAATATCGAGGTCAAGCTGTTCGGTGGTGCCAACATGTTTAATCGTGATACCGACCGTAATATGATGACCGTGGGCTTGCGCAACATCCAAACCGCCATGGAGATCATCAACCGCGAACATTTACATCTCATTAGTTCAGACGTCGGGGGTAACAAAAGCCGCTCCCTGCTGTTCGATACCCACAGTGGCGAAGTTCTACTGCGGCGCGGCACAAACACCGATACCTAA
- a CDS encoding histidine phosphatase family protein, with amino-acid sequence MNKFPAPHSLTLDLLRHGEPCGGERYRGRLDDPLSETGWQQMHAAVAPQEPWTHIISSPLQRCLHFAQQLAQQRQLPLTIEPALQELRFGRWEGRTATEILASPQAEALTAFWRDPWRNPPPEGETLKDFEQRVIPTLQNLIEHHPKGAHLLIVAHGGILRLATAWALGMPLNNLSRLVIPYACRIRLVMDHIEGQTLPRLLYLRPNDTPPQPTCPT; translated from the coding sequence ATGAATAAATTCCCGGCACCCCACAGCCTCACCCTTGACCTGCTACGCCATGGCGAACCCTGTGGCGGTGAGCGTTACCGAGGCCGCCTGGATGACCCCCTCAGCGAAACCGGCTGGCAACAAATGCATGCCGCAGTTGCCCCGCAGGAGCCCTGGACCCATATTATCAGCTCACCCCTACAACGCTGTCTGCACTTTGCCCAACAGCTGGCCCAACAGCGCCAGTTGCCGCTCACCATTGAACCGGCGCTGCAAGAGCTCCGTTTTGGTCGCTGGGAGGGACGTACCGCCACAGAGATCCTCGCCTCGCCCCAAGCCGAGGCGCTAACTGCCTTCTGGCGTGACCCCTGGCGCAACCCCCCACCTGAGGGTGAGACCCTTAAAGATTTTGAACAACGGGTCATTCCCACCCTGCAAAACCTTATTGAACACCACCCAAAGGGGGCGCATCTGTTAATCGTCGCCCATGGTGGCATTTTACGTCTGGCCACGGCATGGGCACTGGGCATGCCGTTAAACAATCTCTCTCGCCTTGTTATCCCGTACGCCTGCCGCATCCGTTTGGTGATGGACCACATTGAAGGGCAGACTCTACCGCGCCTACTCTACCTGCGCCCCAATGACACACCACCCCAACCGACATGCCCCACCTGA
- the argS gene encoding arginine--tRNA ligase, with product MRQSIEELMEHAQNTLLAEGVIPADAKLGGIKVERPKDKSHGDFSINTAMVLAKQARMKPRDLAQRLVDALPSGQGVVSRCEIAGPGFINFFVTPERLRGVVADVLQRGGSYGQGNVGAGQKVLVEFVSANPTGPMHVGHGRGAVTGDVLARILECAGYAVQREYYLNDAGVQVQVLGRSVMLRYRQLFGDAVEVAEGCYPGDYVVDIARALKEKDQDKWLEVARAEPDEYPREMLEFAMQQVLTWIKADLARLNIRFDHWFSEFSLHSEGRIEHALEVLSQKGCLYEGVLEPPKGKKSEAWASRPQLLFKATDFGDEVDRALRKSDGSYTYFAADVAYHLNKAERGFERLVNIWGADHGGYVRRVQAALGALTGKQNLLDVVLIQMVNLTRGGEPVKMSKRAGTFVTLEEVVEATSSDAVRFWFLSRGSGAQLDFDLDLAVAKNNDNPVYYVQYAHARICSIWDKAQHEGVALQAQGWSGVDLSPLGEGAEWDLIRKLDLFPDVVEGAAVHQEPHRIPYYLLDLAAAFHTFYNSHRIMDVDAGTRDARLVLILAVKQVIANGLELLGVQQPRSM from the coding sequence ATGCGGCAGAGTATCGAAGAGTTGATGGAGCACGCCCAAAACACCCTGCTGGCGGAAGGGGTGATTCCTGCCGATGCGAAACTTGGGGGTATTAAGGTGGAGCGTCCCAAGGATAAGAGCCATGGGGATTTTTCCATTAATACCGCCATGGTGCTGGCAAAACAGGCGCGGATGAAGCCACGGGATCTGGCGCAGCGGCTGGTGGATGCCTTGCCCAGTGGGCAGGGTGTGGTGTCGCGCTGTGAGATCGCTGGACCGGGTTTTATTAATTTTTTTGTCACCCCCGAGCGTCTGCGCGGGGTGGTTGCCGATGTGTTGCAGCGTGGCGGCAGTTATGGCCAGGGGAACGTCGGTGCCGGGCAAAAAGTGCTGGTTGAGTTTGTCTCGGCCAACCCCACAGGCCCCATGCACGTAGGCCACGGGCGGGGTGCCGTCACCGGAGATGTTTTGGCACGTATTCTGGAATGTGCCGGGTATGCGGTGCAGCGCGAGTACTATTTGAACGACGCGGGTGTGCAGGTACAAGTGCTGGGGCGCTCCGTGATGCTGCGTTATCGGCAGCTGTTTGGGGATGCCGTTGAGGTGGCGGAGGGATGCTATCCCGGCGACTACGTCGTCGATATTGCCCGCGCACTTAAGGAAAAAGATCAAGATAAATGGCTTGAGGTAGCCCGGGCTGAGCCCGATGAGTATCCCCGTGAGATGCTTGAGTTTGCCATGCAACAGGTACTCACCTGGATTAAGGCCGATTTGGCGCGGTTGAATATTCGTTTTGACCACTGGTTCTCGGAGTTCAGCCTACACAGCGAGGGGCGCATTGAGCATGCCCTGGAGGTGTTAAGCCAAAAGGGGTGCCTCTACGAAGGGGTATTGGAACCACCCAAGGGTAAAAAAAGTGAGGCGTGGGCGTCGCGTCCGCAGTTGCTGTTTAAGGCCACCGATTTTGGGGATGAGGTGGACCGGGCGTTGCGTAAGAGCGACGGCAGCTACACCTATTTTGCCGCTGATGTGGCCTATCACCTCAATAAAGCGGAGCGCGGCTTTGAGCGGTTGGTCAATATCTGGGGGGCTGATCATGGGGGCTATGTGCGCCGGGTGCAGGCTGCGCTGGGTGCCTTGACCGGTAAACAGAACCTGTTGGATGTGGTGCTTATTCAGATGGTAAACCTCACCCGTGGGGGCGAACCAGTGAAGATGTCCAAACGGGCAGGCACCTTTGTAACCCTGGAAGAGGTGGTGGAAGCCACCAGTTCGGATGCGGTGCGTTTTTGGTTTTTAAGCCGGGGCAGTGGTGCCCAGCTGGATTTTGATCTGGATCTGGCGGTGGCCAAGAATAACGATAATCCGGTCTACTATGTTCAATATGCCCATGCGCGCATCTGTTCGATTTGGGATAAAGCCCAGCATGAAGGGGTGGCGTTGCAGGCGCAGGGGTGGTCTGGGGTAGATCTGTCGCCCCTTGGCGAAGGGGCGGAGTGGGATCTTATCCGTAAGTTGGATCTGTTTCCCGATGTGGTGGAGGGCGCGGCGGTGCATCAAGAGCCCCACCGTATCCCCTATTACCTGTTGGATTTGGCGGCGGCGTTTCATACGTTTTACAACAGCCATCGTATTATGGATGTTGATGCGGGCACGCGTGATGCCCGCCTCGTACTGATTTTAGCGGTTAAGCAGGTCATTGCCAATGGCTTGGAGCTGCTGGGTGTTCAACAACCGAGGTCGATGTGA